Sequence from the Candidatus Neomarinimicrobiota bacterium genome:
GGAAAAATTATCTGGGTGATCCGGAGGTGATTCGATCCGTCACCCCCGATCAGATGCGCCTGATCCATGGACGGTATGTCATACCGAATAACGCGGCGTTGTTGGTATCCGGGGATGTGAAGCCCGGGGAGGTGTTCAGGCAGGCGAGGGAACTCTTTGGTGATTGGAAACCCGGTCCCGATCCCTCCCGGGTAAATCCCATTCCTCCTATGGTCCCTCTTCCGGCCAGCGAGGACACGGTGGTGATTCAGGCGGTCAATAATGCCGAGATTGTCATGGCCTGGCATGGACCCAGCGTGACCGCCGACGTAAAGGGGACCTTCGCAGCCGATGTCTTTTCCTTCATTCTCAACCAGAAAATATCCGAGTTTCAAAAGAACCTGGTGGACTCGGGCATCGCATTGAGTGCGGATATTATCTATTTCACTCAGAAGCATATCGGTCCCATTTTAATCAGTGTGAGCTGTCGCCCGCAAAAATTCTGGGAGGCTTATGAAGCGCTGCGGGCCGAGGTTGAAAGGTTTGCCGATCCGGGATACTTTACGGATGAGCAATTGGCGAATGCGAAAACGCTGCTGGAGGTGGACGCCGTCTATCGGGGGGACAAGGCGTCCAATCTCATCCACGAGGTTGCTTTCTGGTGGGCCGTAGCGGGATTGGATTATTACCGCGACTACCTGAAGAACCTGCGGGCGGTAAGTCATCAAGACATTGCCGATTACGTCAAGCGATACATTATCGACCAGCCCCACGTTACGGCGGCGATGGTGAGTAAACAGACTCAGCAGCAACTCAAAGTTGTAGAAGGGAGTCTGACAAGATGAGTGTACGGACAGTCAGGAGGTGCTTTGCATTAGCGGCCTGCCTGGGCCTGCTGGCGTGCGCGCGACCTGGCAAGGTTGAGACCACCGACTTCATCGTTGATGGGCTGCAGGTTATTTTCAAGGACACGCCGGGTAATCCGGTAGTCGCGGGCGGGTTTTACCTGCTGGGGGGCACCAACTACATGGGTGCCGGGCAGGCCGGTATCGAGATTTTCATGTTCGATGCGGCTACCCGGGGTACCAAAACCCGCACCAAGGATGAATTGAATGCCAGCCTGGAATCCTTGGGCACCACTTTCGATGTGCTGGCGACCTATGATTATACCGTCCTCACCTTCCAGTGCATCCTCGACCACTTCGATCACTCCTGGGACCTATATACCGATGTGCTTCTGCAGCCGCGTTTTGAGCCCCGGGAGTTGGATCTGGTCCGCCAAAAAATGGTAGCGGTTATCGAAGCCGAGAACGACCAGCCAAAGGGCTACGTCAGTCGGGTTGCGAACGACCTGTTTTACGAAGGGCATCCTTACGGTGTTAGTGTATACGGTATCACCTCGAGCGTTGCCAGCCTGTCACGCAAGGACCTGATCCAGTACTTTCGTGGGGATGTGACTAAAAACCGGGCCCTGCTGGTTATGGTTGGCGATCTGGACCTCAAGGATGTGACCAATAAGGCCCGGGACCTGGCTCGGCAGCTACCGATGGGGCCGGAGCTGCGCCTGCCAACGCTGGCCTTTGATCCGGGCAAGCCTGACCTGGCCA
This genomic interval carries:
- a CDS encoding M16 family metallopeptidase; this encodes MSVRTVRRCFALAACLGLLACARPGKVETTDFIVDGLQVIFKDTPGNPVVAGGFYLLGGTNYMGAGQAGIEIFMFDAATRGTKTRTKDELNASLESLGTTFDVLATYDYTVLTFQCILDHFDHSWDLYTDVLLQPRFEPRELDLVRQKMVAVIEAENDQPKGYVSRVANDLFYEGHPYGVSVYGITSSVASLSRKDLIQYFRGDVTKNRALLVMVGDLDLKDVTNKARDLARQLPMGPELRLPTLAFDPGKPDLAIARRDLPTNYILGFCAAPRPGHPDYPAFTAAMNMLSDRLVEELHTKRDLATEPGAGFARRIANIGVIYTTTTKPDSTVAVIFQTIDQMIREPIPEQQLKNALSISVTRHLLDNESSMNQLLQLALWEIVGGGWEKADQYLSELQALRPADIQAVLRRYLRNFHFGIVGNPRRINERLFKSR
- a CDS encoding M16 family metallopeptidase, producing RIMKAQPRILPFLFLMAVTTVRAGEALSAKILDNELQVIVVENHTVPLVTIELIVRNGSFNEAPEENGLANFHAHMFCKANQAYPGPGACLERTRELGMVTGSNVQEEWEHFFGTLPRDSLRSGLELMRQSLLYPLFMGDELGREKRVILDQMDRQAATPAYHLAQALRKKLWGKNDSRKNYLGDPEVIRSVTPDQMRLIHGRYVIPNNAALLVSGDVKPGEVFRQARELFGDWKPGPDPSRVNPIPPMVPLPASEDTVVIQAVNNAEIVMAWHGPSVTADVKGTFAADVFSFILNQKISEFQKNLVDSGIALSADIIYFTQKHIGPILISVSCRPQKFWEAYEALRAEVERFADPGYFTDEQLANAKTLLEVDAVYRGDKASNLIHEVAFWWAVAGLDYYRDYLKNLRAVSHQDIADYVKRYIIDQPHVTAAMVSKQTQQQLKVVEGSLTR